The Ancylobacter sp. SL191 nucleotide sequence CGTCGGCATCGTCACCGGCGAGCAGTTCTTCGACTACGTGATCGAGGATCTGAACGGCGCGCTCAACAAGCTCGCCAACACCCGCGTTTCCAGCGCCAATCGCGGCAATAGCGGCATCGTCATCCGCGGCCTGTCCTCGGACGGCATCAGCCAGCCGACCAACTCCTCCCCGACCATTGCCGTGATCGTCGACGGCGCCTCGCAGAATGGCGAGGGCATCCGGCGCGGCAATCGCGGCACCTGGGACGTCGCCGATGTCGAGGTGTTCCGCGGCCCGCAATCCACGCTTCAGGGCCGCAACGCCATGGGCGGCGCGGTGGTGGTGAACACCAACGACCCGACCTGGACCACGGAGGCCGCCCTGGAGGGCGATATCGCCGGCTCGTCGAATTCGGGGGATTTCGGCAGCGGCGCCTTCATGCTGTCGGGCCCGATGATCGAGAACCAGCTCGCCTTCCGTGTCGCCGGGCAATATTTCGAGGATGAAAGCGGCATCGCCTATGCCGATCCGCTGAACGAGGATCTTGGCCAGGGCTATTTCGGCCAGCTGCGCGCGAAGTTCCTGCTCACCCCCGCCGCGCTGGACGGCTTCGAGGCGCTGTTCACCATCAGCCACACCTCGGACCGGCCCTCGGTCTCGGCGGTGACCGGCCCGGACTTCTTCGCCCGCCGCTTCGATTCCGACGTCTCGGCCGTCGAGCTGCGCCAGACCGACGTCACCAATGTCGTCGCCAACGTCTCCCAGGATCTCGGCGCGGGCATCACGCTGCGCTCGGTCACGGCCTTCATCCAGACCGACGCGACCATCGAAAGCCCCCAGGGCGCCGTCGCCTTCATTCGCGACGAAGTGCGTCCCGGCAAGGATTTCACCGAGGATCTGCGTCTCGAACTGGAGGAAGGCGTGCGCCCGCTGAGCGGCGTCATCGGCCTCAATATTGGCCGCTTCAGCTATGAGCGCGACTCCAGCATCACGGTGACCAACGCCGCCTATGGCCTGTACGACATGCTGTATCAGGACATTCAGGCCAGCAATACGCTGACGTCCTATGCGCTCTATGCCGACATGCGCTACGCCATCGCCGAGCGGTGGTCGCTCATGTTCGGCGGCCGTCTCGGCTACGAGACCGTCGACGTCACCAATGATGGCGAAGTGCTGAACCTCCGGTCCTTCGGTTACGACACGATCGACCAGACCGCCTCCACCGACTACACGGTGGCGCTGCCCAAGATCGGTGTCGCCTACGAGATCGACGACAAGCAGAACCTCGCTTTCACCGTCAGCGAAGGTTTCCGCGCGGGCTTCGCCGCCGTCGATACCTATGGCAATCCCTATGAGGTCGAGCCTGAAACGCTCTGGGCCTATGAGGTGGCCTATCGCTCCAAGTGGTTTGACGACCGGCTCGAAGTCAACGTGAACGGCTTCTACTACAAGTACACCGATCTCCAGATCACGGTGGAGGATCCCAACCCGCTGTTCCGGCAGTCCATCACCATGAATGCCGGCAAGGCGCATGCCTATGGCGCGGAATTCGAGCTGCGCGCGCGCCTCACGCAGGAATTCACCGCCTTCGCCTCTCTGGGTCTGCTGAAGACCGAATTCGACAGCGCGGTGACGGCGACCGGCGACTATACCGGCAACGAATTCCCCGAGGCCCCCGCCGCCACCTTCAACATTGGCGGCGTATATCGCCATGGTTCCGGCTTCTTCGCCTCGGCCGACCTGTCCTACACCGATAGCTATTACTCGGTGGGCGACGTCGCCAATACCGAGGATGAACAAGTCTCCGCCTTCACCCTCGTCAATGCGGCGGTGGGCTATGAGGCAAAGAACTGGTCGCTCACCCTCTACGCCAAGAACATCTTCGATGAGCAGTATCTGACCAGCATCTACATCGACAATGTCGGCTCGGAGGCGAATATCGGTGATGGCCGGGTGATTGGCGTGCGGGCGCGCGCAACGTTCTGATGCAGACACATGACGGGCCTGCGGGCATGAACGCGCCGCCGAACGGTGCTGACAAGACGACGGAGGCGGCGCGGATCATCAGCGCCGCCTTTGGCGTTCTCGCACGGCACTGGACGCTGCCACAGGCTGATGTCGGCCCGGTGGAGCCCGGTTTCACACCGCTGACCGCGCTGTTCGGCGCCGAGCCTTTCCTGGCAGCGATGCTGGCCCGCCAGCAGGCGGGAACACCGGGCCTCGACGCGAAGGGGGCCGCGGCCTTCTTCATCTCTGAATATTCCAACCTGCTCGGAATCCTCGCGGCGGTGCCGTTCCTCTCGCACGGTCTCGTGCCGGACCTGTCGGCGGCGAACTGCGCGCTCTCGGCGCAGCTGCCGCCGGGCGAGGCGCCGCGCGTGAGGCTGCGCCTGCTGAACGCGGCCGGCGTGACCGACCGCGTACCGGCGGAGGCGGAAGCCTGCTTCAGCTTGGTCGACCATGAGGGCTTGCGCGACGCCCTCTCCCACGCTCTCGAAGCCCACATGGCGCCGCTGATCGACAGCCTGCACGCCCGCACCGATCTGCCGCGACGGGCGATGTGGCGGCTCGTCGGCGACGCCGTCGCCATGCGCTTTCTGGAAGCGGGCCAGCGCCTCGGTTGCGAAGCGACAGCGAAAGAGGACGTCATGGCCGTCCTGATGCGGCCGGGCTCCCCGCTCGCCAACCGGCAATTGCATTTCTTCGACGTCGAGATCGTCGACGACGCGCCGCCGCGCGAGGTGCTGGCCCGCCGCACCTTCCGCGCCCGTGGCGGCTGCTGCCGCTTCTACACCGCGCCGGGCGGCTCGCTCTGTACCAGTTGCGTGCTGGTCAAGCCCGAGGACCGGCGGCAGCGCATCGAAGCCCGGATGCGGGCCGAGCTCGGCCTGCCGCCTGCGCCCCAAGAGTCGTTCAGCCCGCTCACTCCGGCATCACGACATCAAGGGGGCGACGCATGATACGGCCGCTTGCCACGCTCACGCTCGGTCTCGCTCTGCTTGGCATGCTCGGTGCGCCGGCGCGGGCCTGCGAGGGGCGCCGCATCGAATCCGCGGACATCCTGCATGCACCGGTCTGCGTCCCCACCGATCCCCGGCGCATCGTGGTCCTCGACCCGACCTTCAGCCTGGGCATGGGGCTGGAACTGGAGCTGCCGCTGCTGGGAGCGCCGCTGGCAGTGATGAGCGACCATGCCCTGCGCGAGAAGGCGCTGGCACGCGGCGTCACGGATCTCGGCAGCTTCATGGAGCCGAGCATCGAGCGCATCGTTGCCTTGCAGCCCGATCTCATCCTCGGGACCGCGCTGGCCGACCGCGCCTATCCCCTGCTGTCACAGCTCGCCCCGACCGTGCTGATCGACGCGGATAACTGGCAGGACTATCTGCGGCTTGTCGCTGAGGTCGCCGGGCGGCGGGAGCGGGGCGAGCAATTGCTTGAAGGCTACAGGACGCGCGTCGCCCACCTGAAATCCCGCGTGCCGGACCGCAGCGTCTCCGTGGTGCGCATCACCCCATGGGATTTTCAGGTCTATCTCGACGGCCCCAAGGCCTATGGCCCCTTCGCGGTGCTGCGGGATGTCGGCGTGCGGCGTTCGGCCTATGAGACGACAGGGGGGGATGAAACCCTCAAGCGCCCGGACTGGGAAGCTCTTGCCGGGCTCAATGGCGAAACCCTGCTCTACATCGTCGGCGGCGTGAACAACTCGGCCACCAGCGGCCGGCACGAGGAGGTGCTCGCCAACCCGCTCTGGCAGATGCTGCCCGCCGTGAAGGCGGGGCGCGTGCATCGTCTCGATCCGGCCGTCTGGATGGAATTCAGCGGCGTCGGCTCGGCGCATCGCGTGCTGGATGATGTCGAGCGCCTCATCATCGCCCAGCCATGAGGACGCCTGACGACACGGCCTCCCTCCGGCAAGACAGTCGGAGCCGAAGCCTGCGCGGCCTCGGCCTGGCTCTCGCTGTCGCGGCGCTGCCGGTCCTCGCGCTGTGGGCGCTGAATACGGGCAACGCGGCCATACCGCTCGATAGGCTGGTGGCTGCCGTGATCGGGTTCGACGCGTCGCGCGAGCACCTCATCCTGTGGGAGGTGCGCTTGCCGCGCGTGCTGGCCGGGCTGCTGGTCGGCGCCCAGCTCGCGGTTGCCGGGGCCATCATGCAGGCGGTGACCGCCAACCCGCTGGCGTCCCCCGGCCTGCTCGGCATCAATGCCGGCGCCGCCTTCGCCGTGGTGCTGGCCATCGCGCTGGCGGGCATGGACGGCGCCGGCACGCTCATGTGGTTCGCCTTTCTTGGCGCCGGCATGGCGGCCGTCACGGTGTACGCTCTGGGATCGGCCGGACGGGGCGGGGCAACCCCGCTCAAGCTCGCCCTGGCCGGTGCGGTGCTGACCGCATTCCTCGCCTCGCTGACGACCGTGATCCTGCTGCGTGACCAGACCACGCTGGACAATGTCCGCCTCTGGTCCATCGGCAGCCTGAGCGGCCGCCCGATGAGTGCTGTGCTCGCCATTGGTCCCTGGGGCCTCGCCGGGCTTGTGGGCGCGATGCTGGCGCGCGGGCCGATCATGACGCTGAGCCTCGGCAGCGACCTGTCGCGGGCGCTCGGCCAGAGCCTCGGCCTGTGGCGGGCGATCAGCGCCGCCCTCGTCGTCCTGCTCGCCGGCGCCGCCGTGGCGCTGGCCGGCCCGGTCGGCTTCGTCGGCCTCGTCGTGCCGCATATGGCGCGACTGCTGGTCGGGCCCGACTATCGCTGGATCATCGCCTACAGCGCCCCGCTCGGTGCCGGACTGGTTCTGCTCGCCGACACATGGCTGCGCTGGCTATCGGGCGTCGACATACCGGTGGGCGTCATGCTGGCACTGGTGGGCGGCCCAGTCTTCATCGCGCTGGTGCGTCGGCAAGGATGGAGCCTGCGATGATCGCCGTGGCGCTGCCGGCTCTCCTCATCCTGCCCCTCGCCCTGCTCGCCCTCGCCTGGGGCGATGCCGGTGTGGCGCCGGGCGATATCGCGGCGTGGCTGTCGGGCGATCCGGTGGCTGCGGTGCTGGTCGGCTCGCTGCGCGCCCCCCGCCTCGCCGCGGCGCTGCTCGTCGGCGCCTGCCTCGGGGTGGCCGGTGCGATCACCCAGGCGGTCATGCGCAACCCGCTCGCCGAGCCGGGCCTGCTGGGCATCAATGGCGGTGCCGGACTTGCTGTCATCGTCCTGATCGTCCACCTCACTGCACCGACTGGCCAGTGGCTTCCGGTCGCCGGTTTCGCCGGCGCGGCGCTGGCGGCGGGCGCGATCTACGCACTGTCCTGGCGGGGAGGCACGTCCTCGATCCGGCTCATCCTGATCGGCATCGGCGTGTCCGCCCTGACCGGGGCGGGCATCGCTTTCATCACCGCCTTCGGCGACGTCAGCAAGGTCCAGCGGGCCATGAGCTGGATGGCGGGAAGTCTCTATGGTTCTGATTGGAAAAGGGTTTTCCTTCTCCTCGGATGGGCCTTGCCCGCGCTGGCGGCAAGCTGGCTGCTCGCGCGCGACCTCACATTGATGGCCTTTGACGACGACACGCTCCAGGGATTGGGCATGCGCCTCCAGCTGATGCGGGGGACGTTGATCCTGTTATGCACGATCCTCGCCGGCGCCGCCGTCGCGACAGCCGGCCCCATCGCCTTCATCGGCCTGATCGCCCCGCATCTCGCCCGCCTGTCCGCGAGAACGCGCTATCTCATTCCGATCACTGCGCTTTATGGTGCCATATTACTCCTGACGGCGGACATCTTGGCGCGGGCCTTGATGCTGCCGGCCGGCCTCCTGACGCCGCTGATCGGCATCCCTTTTGTCGGATTTCTCCTGCGGAAACAAAGCCATGAGTGAAGTGGCCGGGCCCGCCCGACTCCGGGCGCAAAGGATCAGCGTCGGGTATCGCGGCCGCGATGTGCTGCATGATCTGACGTTGGAGGTGCCTTCATACCGCTTCACCGCTCTCCTCGGCCCGAATGGCAGCGGCAAGTCCACCCTGCTCCGCGCCCTCGCCGGCCTCACGCCCTTGCGCACCGGCGAAGTAACGCTCGACGGACACACCCTCCACACCCTCTCCCGCCGACACCTCGCGCAGAAGCTAAGCCTGCTTCCGCAGACGCCCCGTGCTCCCGACGACATTTCGGTCGCCGATCTCGTTGCCCAAGGCCGCTACCCGCACCGCCGCCTGT carries:
- a CDS encoding FecCD family ABC transporter permease is translated as MIAVALPALLILPLALLALAWGDAGVAPGDIAAWLSGDPVAAVLVGSLRAPRLAAALLVGACLGVAGAITQAVMRNPLAEPGLLGINGGAGLAVIVLIVHLTAPTGQWLPVAGFAGAALAAGAIYALSWRGGTSSIRLILIGIGVSALTGAGIAFITAFGDVSKVQRAMSWMAGSLYGSDWKRVFLLLGWALPALAASWLLARDLTLMAFDDDTLQGLGMRLQLMRGTLILLCTILAGAAVATAGPIAFIGLIAPHLARLSARTRYLIPITALYGAILLLTADILARALMLPAGLLTPLIGIPFVGFLLRKQSHE
- a CDS encoding ferric iron reductase, which gives rise to MNAPPNGADKTTEAARIISAAFGVLARHWTLPQADVGPVEPGFTPLTALFGAEPFLAAMLARQQAGTPGLDAKGAAAFFISEYSNLLGILAAVPFLSHGLVPDLSAANCALSAQLPPGEAPRVRLRLLNAAGVTDRVPAEAEACFSLVDHEGLRDALSHALEAHMAPLIDSLHARTDLPRRAMWRLVGDAVAMRFLEAGQRLGCEATAKEDVMAVLMRPGSPLANRQLHFFDVEIVDDAPPREVLARRTFRARGGCCRFYTAPGGSLCTSCVLVKPEDRRQRIEARMRAELGLPPAPQESFSPLTPASRHQGGDA
- a CDS encoding FecCD family ABC transporter permease yields the protein MRTPDDTASLRQDSRSRSLRGLGLALAVAALPVLALWALNTGNAAIPLDRLVAAVIGFDASREHLILWEVRLPRVLAGLLVGAQLAVAGAIMQAVTANPLASPGLLGINAGAAFAVVLAIALAGMDGAGTLMWFAFLGAGMAAVTVYALGSAGRGGATPLKLALAGAVLTAFLASLTTVILLRDQTTLDNVRLWSIGSLSGRPMSAVLAIGPWGLAGLVGAMLARGPIMTLSLGSDLSRALGQSLGLWRAISAALVVLLAGAAVALAGPVGFVGLVVPHMARLLVGPDYRWIIAYSAPLGAGLVLLADTWLRWLSGVDIPVGVMLALVGGPVFIALVRRQGWSLR
- a CDS encoding iron-siderophore ABC transporter substrate-binding protein yields the protein MIRPLATLTLGLALLGMLGAPARACEGRRIESADILHAPVCVPTDPRRIVVLDPTFSLGMGLELELPLLGAPLAVMSDHALREKALARGVTDLGSFMEPSIERIVALQPDLILGTALADRAYPLLSQLAPTVLIDADNWQDYLRLVAEVAGRRERGEQLLEGYRTRVAHLKSRVPDRSVSVVRITPWDFQVYLDGPKAYGPFAVLRDVGVRRSAYETTGGDETLKRPDWEALAGLNGETLLYIVGGVNNSATSGRHEEVLANPLWQMLPAVKAGRVHRLDPAVWMEFSGVGSAHRVLDDVERLIIAQP
- a CDS encoding TonB-dependent receptor domain-containing protein, which encodes MGFTLEAQGVAAQGASSGAAPVAVAPSVTYAIPPGPVSGALAAFGATSGVQIVYDSAIARGLTSPGVSGTRTPEQALAALLAGTGLNGRFTSPRSVIIEAPARSTASVVISEDMIQLDAITVSGEKLERDLSQVYSSVGIVTGEQFFDYVIEDLNGALNKLANTRVSSANRGNSGIVIRGLSSDGISQPTNSSPTIAVIVDGASQNGEGIRRGNRGTWDVADVEVFRGPQSTLQGRNAMGGAVVVNTNDPTWTTEAALEGDIAGSSNSGDFGSGAFMLSGPMIENQLAFRVAGQYFEDESGIAYADPLNEDLGQGYFGQLRAKFLLTPAALDGFEALFTISHTSDRPSVSAVTGPDFFARRFDSDVSAVELRQTDVTNVVANVSQDLGAGITLRSVTAFIQTDATIESPQGAVAFIRDEVRPGKDFTEDLRLELEEGVRPLSGVIGLNIGRFSYERDSSITVTNAAYGLYDMLYQDIQASNTLTSYALYADMRYAIAERWSLMFGGRLGYETVDVTNDGEVLNLRSFGYDTIDQTASTDYTVALPKIGVAYEIDDKQNLAFTVSEGFRAGFAAVDTYGNPYEVEPETLWAYEVAYRSKWFDDRLEVNVNGFYYKYTDLQITVEDPNPLFRQSITMNAGKAHAYGAEFELRARLTQEFTAFASLGLLKTEFDSAVTATGDYTGNEFPEAPAATFNIGGVYRHGSGFFASADLSYTDSYYSVGDVANTEDEQVSAFTLVNAAVGYEAKNWSLTLYAKNIFDEQYLTSIYIDNVGSEANIGDGRVIGVRARATF